In Nematostella vectensis chromosome 11, jaNemVect1.1, whole genome shotgun sequence, a genomic segment contains:
- the LOC5514687 gene encoding adhesion G-protein coupled receptor D1, translating to MMMGSEHRIALSSISYIGLILSLLGEAITVAAYLSFLNVRKDRIQIRLNLIVNLMLAQIVLIAGLNVTGHKTLCLVVVALVQFTYTASFCWMLVEGCYLYRVIVKVFNYHIDMRYCYAISYGFPTLMVVAALLYAYLLTGEIQGYVSTNVCWMNYDNHVIWMFAGPVIFIATVNMLVLGCVVKEMILLPTVDPENSRTSENIRSSARAIVVLTPLLGITWLFGLLSLSGIGVVGDYIFTILNSSQGFMIFIFHCVRNSELKAAFNLRVYQLESSNLHVNLRSPTPSPAILTHMRCGNQGSSTDVDQGVTKVITRDSSCVTNTNLRDGHHVTKSLGEITADINQVMPEVS from the exons ATGATGATGGGTAGTGAACATCGCATCGCTCTTAGTTCCATCTCGTATATCGGTCTGATTCTCTCTTTACTTGGAGAGGCCATAACAGTGGCGGCTTATCTTTCATTTCT CAATGTTCGTAAAGACAGGATTCAGATCCGGTTAAACCTGATTGTGAACCTGATGTTGGCGCAAATTGTGCTGATAGCAGGACTGAACGTTACGGGTCACAAG ACACTATGTCTTGTGGTTGTCGCGCTTGTGCAGTTCACCTACACGGCATCCTTCTGTTGGATGCTGGTGGAGGGTTGCTATCTCTACCGAGTGATCGTCAAAGTCTTCAATTACCATATTGATATGCGCTACTGTTACGCGATTTCTTACG GTTTTCCTACGCTGATGGTCGTTGCTGCTTTGTTGTACGCTTACTTGCTAACAGGCGAAATACAGGGATACGTCAGCACCAATGT TTGTTGGATGAATTACGATAATCATGTTATCTGGATGTTCGCGGGACCAGTAATTTTTATCGCAACG GTCAACATGTTGGTATTGGGATGTGTTGTCAAGGAGATGATCCTTCTGCCAACAGTCGATCCCGAAAACTCAAGGACTTCCGAGAATATCAG GTCGAGTGCACGCGCTATTGTTGTCCTAACGCCCTTGCTCGGCATTACGTGGCTATTTGGGCTTCTTAGTCTCAGCGGAATTGGGGTGGTCGGGGATTACATTTTCACCATACTCAATTCAAGTCAG GGCTTCATGATTTTCATATTCCACTGCGTCCGCAACTCAGAG TTAAAGGCGGCCTTCAATCTAAGGGTCTACCAGCTCGAATCAAGTAACCTTCACGTCAATTTGagatcccccaccccctcccctgccATTCTCACGCACATGCGCTGTGGAAATCAGGGGTCGTCTACTGATGTCGACCAGGGAGTAACGAAAGTCATTACGCGTGACAGTAGTTGCGTGACGAACACAAACTTGCGTGACGGTCATCACGTGACCAAGTCTTTGGGGGAAATAACGGCTGACATCAATCAAGTAATGCCAGAAGTGTCTTAA
- the LOC5514710 gene encoding galanin receptor type 1: MPTNNSTDDFKEFSISTLDMAFAIPFALNMCLGVCGNALVITVVRRSRAMHTTTNFLLVNLAVGDIMILIWNPRWISFVIYPVHPRGTPGDLVCVLYTGNAIITVVVSASILTLVVLAVERYNALVNAMKGVRISTERLPFVIGGIWGLAVAVSIPDFLNNYFSTQYKKCLCPFSLELASKLSIHIYCTITLLGILPFLILSFCYFQILKGVFITNTICAEQSVPSTADDAIRRKLAKLCLSVTCAFYICYLPYATFLLFIASVEKGVLIQRQDMFTAMLRACEFFVTLSSSLNPVIYAFQSTSYRQGFKEIWDGRKRCRTKSRKVEVSLKLARI; this comes from the coding sequence ATGCCTACGAACAACAGCACGGATGATTTTAAGGAGTTCTCTATCTCGACTTTGGATATGGCGTTCGCGATTCCCTTCGCCCTGAACATGTGTCTTGGAGTGTGCGGTAACGCCCTGGTGATCACAGTCGTCAGGAGGTCACGTGCCATGCACACGACAACCAACTTCCTCCTCGTCAACCTCGCAGTCGGAGATATCATGATCCTCATATGGAATCCCCGGTGGATAAGTTTTGTAATTTACCCGGTGCACCCCCGGGGCACCCCCGGGGATTTGGTCTGTGTGTTATATACCGGGAATGCGATTATTACGGTTGTGGTGTCGGCGTCGATACTCACGCTTGTTGTTCTCGCAGTGGAGAGATATAACGCGTTAGTGAATGCCATGAAAGGAGTAAGAATATCCACAGAGAGGCTTCCATTTGTTATTGGAGGTATTTGGGGTCTAGCGGTCGCTGTTAGTATCCCCGACTTTCTAAATAACTACTTTAGCACGCAATATAAAAAGTGCTTGTGCCCGTTCAGTTTAGAATTAGCCTCGAAGTTATCCATTCATATTTACTGCACTATTACTCTCCTGGGTATTCTACCATTTCTCATACTTTCGTTCTGTTATTTCCAAATCCTCAAAGGGGTTTTTATCACAAATACGATATGCGCCGAGCAAAGCGTTCCGAGCACAGCAGACGATGCAATACGGAGAAAACTCGCTAAGCTATGCCTATCCGTCACATGCGCGTTTTACATTTGTTATTTGCCCTACGCGACGTTTCTCCTGTTTATCGCGTCTGTTGAGAAAGGTGTTCTCATTCAAAGGCAGGACATGTTTACGGCGATGCTTCGCGCGTGCGAGTTTTTTGTAACTCTTTCCTCAAGTCTCAACCCGGTGATTTACGCTTTCCAGAGTACGAGCTATCGACAAGGGTTTAAAGAAATCTGGGACGGACGAAAGCGATGCAGAACGAAATCAAGAAAGGTGGAAGTCAGCTTAAAGTTGGCTCGTATCTAG
- the LOC116619486 gene encoding C-type lectin domain family 10 member A-like codes for MSMELSAGERACISRNPHWLKVILPVMSPRVFRLTPLFFQALLLCLTSDGQLTLSQGSANWSSALQSCRLEGKQLAVLDTDNKIHEARNLAGGMKAWIGLRYGGDQRGILLWSDGSDAQSIKNKCVGSFANNKSCYHLHSGGGKPFKDEHCTEKLRYMCQVVNGSSLPTIGKTLTRNSARIACQNSQTLLDP; via the exons ATGAGCATGGAGCTGTCAGCCGGCGAGCGTGCCTGCATCTCGCGCAATCCACACTGGTTGAAAGTTATCTTGCCTGTCATGTCGCCTAGGGTTTTTCGACTCACTCCTTTGTTTTTCCAAG CTCTGCTTCTCTGTCTGACATCTGACGGTCAACTGACGCTATCACAAGGCTCAGCGAATTGGTCCAGCGCGCTCCAAAGCTGCAGACTCGAAGGCAAACAACTAGCCGTGCTCGACACAGACAACAAGATCCACGAAGCCAGGAATCTAGCAGGCGGCATGAAAGCATGGATAGGGTTAAGATATGGTGGGGACCAACGCGGAATACTGCTTTGGTCCGATGGGTCAGATGCACAGAgtattaaaaacaaatgcgTTGGAAGTTTCGCAAATAACAAGAGTTGTTATCACTTGCATAGCGGAGGGGGGAAGCCCTTTAAAGATGAACACTGCACTGAGAAACTACGTTACATGTGTCAAGTTGTCAATGGTTCAAGCTTGCCTACGATAGGTAAAACTCTTACTAGAAACAGTGCCAGAATTGCTTGCCAAAACAGCCAAACATTATTAGACCCGTAG